From the Kitasatospora viridis genome, one window contains:
- a CDS encoding quinone oxidoreductase family protein, which translates to MRRVRYHEYGGPEVLTLEETGIPSPAAGQVLIRTEAIGANFVDTKLRRGPESGPLFHRDLPAVLTGDVVGTVESVGEGGDGSLVGRRVAALVEDAFADYVIADAAWLAEVPDGLDLGAASMLPLGGPVALGALRLGRVETGDTVLVHAAAGGIGHLAVQLAKLLGAGTVIATAGSAAKLDFARSLGADHAVDYTEEDWPEQVREAAPGGVDLVLDSVGGEVLLRSLDLLAPLGRLVVYGAASSELAAIPVTRLFGLKQVTGYSLLAWRAARPDLARRDVEETTAHFAAGRLRAAVHAELPLTEAVEAHRQLEERANLGRILLLP; encoded by the coding sequence ATGCGACGTGTTCGGTACCACGAGTACGGCGGACCCGAGGTCCTGACCCTGGAGGAGACCGGGATCCCCTCCCCGGCGGCGGGCCAGGTGCTGATCCGCACCGAGGCGATCGGGGCCAACTTCGTCGACACCAAGCTCCGGCGCGGCCCCGAGAGCGGCCCGCTCTTCCACCGCGACCTGCCCGCCGTGCTCACCGGCGACGTGGTCGGCACCGTCGAGTCGGTCGGCGAGGGCGGGGACGGGTCGCTGGTCGGCCGCCGGGTCGCCGCCCTGGTCGAGGACGCCTTCGCCGACTACGTGATCGCCGACGCCGCCTGGCTGGCCGAGGTGCCGGACGGGCTCGACCTCGGCGCGGCCAGCATGCTCCCGCTCGGCGGGCCGGTGGCGCTCGGCGCGCTGCGGCTCGGGCGGGTCGAGACCGGCGACACCGTGCTGGTGCACGCCGCCGCGGGCGGCATCGGCCACCTGGCCGTGCAGTTGGCCAAGTTGCTCGGCGCGGGCACCGTGATCGCGACCGCGGGCTCGGCGGCCAAGCTCGACTTCGCCCGCTCGCTCGGCGCCGACCACGCGGTCGACTACACCGAGGAGGACTGGCCCGAGCAGGTGCGCGAGGCCGCTCCCGGCGGGGTGGACCTGGTGCTCGACTCGGTCGGCGGCGAGGTGCTGCTGCGCAGCCTCGACCTGCTCGCCCCGCTCGGGCGGCTGGTGGTCTACGGCGCCGCGAGCAGCGAGTTGGCGGCGATCCCGGTGACCCGGCTGTTCGGGCTCAAGCAGGTCACCGGCTACTCGCTGCTCGCCTGGCGCGCGGCCCGCCCCGACCTGGCCCGCCGGGACGTCGAGGAGACCACCGCGCACTTCGCCGCCGGCCGGCTGCGCGCCGCCGTGCACGCCGAACTCCCGCTCACCGAAGCCGTCGAGGCCCACCGGCAGTTGGAGGAGCGCGCCAACCTGGGCCGGATCCTGCTGCTGCCCTGA
- a CDS encoding cupin domain-containing protein, whose amino-acid sequence MPNHRATFGPAHWSPTHGADGTPVPGVWRKELLSQQPQQGDSFTLLRFAPRVGISPTADGERRVLVLDGELELGDRRPRKGTYAALTPDHTALRAGAAGALALVLAGRRLGGPAEDVLAPDHWQPNGPGQWYRPLHHADSDARVVGLSWFEPGSSTPRHPHHCAHRTLVLDGEAEDELFLPDGTRQLARHGRGDFIDYPYPIEHRTVSRTGCTVLFVHQPVGAA is encoded by the coding sequence ATGCCCAATCACCGCGCGACCTTCGGCCCCGCCCACTGGTCCCCGACCCACGGCGCGGACGGGACGCCGGTCCCCGGGGTGTGGCGCAAGGAACTGCTGTCCCAACAGCCGCAGCAGGGCGACTCGTTCACCCTGCTGCGGTTCGCGCCGCGGGTCGGGATCAGTCCGACGGCCGACGGTGAGCGCCGGGTGCTGGTGCTGGACGGCGAGTTGGAGCTCGGCGACCGCCGGCCCCGCAAGGGAACGTACGCCGCCCTCACTCCGGACCACACCGCGCTGCGCGCCGGCGCGGCGGGCGCGCTCGCCCTGGTGCTCGCGGGGCGGCGGCTGGGCGGGCCCGCCGAGGACGTGCTGGCCCCCGACCACTGGCAGCCGAACGGCCCCGGCCAGTGGTACCGCCCGCTGCACCACGCGGACTCCGACGCCCGGGTGGTCGGCCTCAGCTGGTTCGAGCCCGGCTCCAGCACGCCGCGCCACCCGCACCACTGCGCGCACCGCACCCTGGTGCTCGACGGCGAGGCCGAGGACGAGCTGTTCCTGCCCGACGGCACCCGGCAGCTCGCGCGGCACGGCCGCGGCGACTTCATCGACTACCCGTACCCGATCGAGCACCGCACCGTCAGCCGGACGGGCTGCACGGTGCTCTTCGTGCACCAGCCGGTCGGCGCTGCCTGA
- a CDS encoding TetR/AcrR family transcriptional regulator — protein MTGSSPTDGSPTPLKRERADAARNRRAILRATEELLAVHRPEQISMEQVAAAAGVGKGTVFHRFGNRMGLMIALMQERAADLGEQVLDGPPPLGPGAPPRERALAFLDALVDVVARNKSLLAALGHAASSTPHPHDEHPRGAHPTYLAWHSHLSTLIGEARPELDGAAVAHVLLAGLNSDPILLLLERGESDRLAGALRELATRLLDG, from the coding sequence ATGACCGGAAGCAGCCCCACCGACGGCAGCCCCACCCCGCTCAAGCGCGAACGGGCCGACGCCGCCCGCAACCGGCGCGCGATCCTGCGGGCGACCGAGGAACTGCTGGCCGTCCACCGCCCCGAGCAGATCTCCATGGAGCAGGTCGCGGCGGCGGCGGGCGTGGGCAAGGGCACCGTCTTCCACCGCTTCGGCAACCGGATGGGCCTGATGATCGCGCTGATGCAGGAGCGGGCCGCCGACCTCGGCGAGCAGGTGCTCGACGGACCGCCGCCGCTCGGCCCCGGCGCACCGCCGCGCGAGCGCGCACTCGCCTTCCTGGACGCCCTGGTGGACGTCGTCGCACGGAACAAGAGCCTGCTCGCCGCACTCGGCCACGCCGCCTCCAGCACCCCGCACCCGCACGACGAGCACCCGCGCGGCGCCCACCCGACCTACCTGGCCTGGCACTCCCACCTGAGCACACTGATCGGCGAGGCCCGCCCGGAGCTGGACGGCGCGGCGGTGGCCCACGTGCTGCTCGCCGGCCTGAACAGCGATCCGATCCTGCTCCTGCTGGAGCGGGGCGAGTCGGACCGGCTGGCCGGGGCGCTGCGCGAGCTGGCGACTAGGCTGCTGGACGGTTGA
- a CDS encoding family 2 encapsulin nanocompartment cargo protein terpene cyclase produces MTVTTIPTGPTGLGTSSIRPRSASGTTSTGAASTGNQEQPVRPIPSLYHHPVPEPEPALVAEVDRRTKEWAVHEVDLYPPEWEDDFEAFGTGRSVCLAYPEAGGLDHLEAAAKLLVAENAVDDCYCEDHGGSPHGLGSRLLMAHSALERPYAVVPYEQQWQDQLQSEPPCRAYQSAMQAFDALTADQIRNREIHDLARLHLGYLAEAAWSIDEVVPTVPEYLMTRQYNSFRPCLTIVDAIGGYVLPADLHDHPKMQQVFALAALASTLVNDIYSYTKELRTPRPHVNLPTVLRHHEGLSEEAAYFKAIEIHNDVMHRFESESASCAAELPNPLTVRFLRDVAAWVDGNHWWHATNTRRYTLPGFVPAE; encoded by the coding sequence ATGACCGTGACGACCATCCCGACCGGCCCGACCGGACTGGGCACCAGCTCCATTCGGCCCCGCAGCGCCTCCGGCACCACCAGCACCGGCGCTGCCAGTACCGGCAACCAGGAGCAGCCCGTCCGCCCGATCCCCAGCCTCTACCACCACCCCGTGCCCGAGCCGGAGCCCGCGCTGGTGGCCGAGGTGGACCGCCGGACCAAGGAGTGGGCGGTGCACGAGGTGGACCTCTACCCGCCGGAGTGGGAGGACGACTTCGAGGCCTTCGGCACCGGCCGCTCGGTCTGCCTGGCCTATCCGGAGGCGGGCGGCCTGGACCACCTGGAGGCGGCGGCCAAGCTGCTGGTCGCGGAGAACGCGGTGGACGACTGCTACTGCGAGGACCACGGCGGCTCGCCGCACGGCCTGGGCTCCCGGCTGCTGATGGCCCACTCCGCGCTGGAGCGCCCGTACGCCGTGGTGCCCTACGAGCAGCAGTGGCAGGACCAGCTGCAGAGCGAACCGCCGTGCCGCGCCTACCAGTCGGCGATGCAGGCGTTCGACGCACTGACCGCCGACCAGATCCGCAACCGGGAGATCCACGACCTGGCCCGGCTGCACCTGGGCTACCTGGCCGAGGCCGCCTGGTCGATCGACGAGGTGGTGCCGACCGTCCCCGAGTACCTGATGACCCGTCAGTACAACAGCTTCCGGCCCTGCCTGACCATCGTCGACGCGATCGGCGGCTACGTGCTGCCGGCCGACCTGCACGACCACCCGAAGATGCAGCAGGTGTTCGCGCTGGCGGCGCTGGCCAGCACCCTGGTCAACGACATCTACTCCTACACCAAGGAGCTGCGCACCCCGCGCCCGCACGTCAACCTGCCGACCGTGCTGCGGCACCACGAGGGGCTGTCGGAGGAGGCGGCCTACTTCAAGGCGATCGAGATCCACAACGACGTGATGCACCGGTTCGAGTCCGAATCCGCCTCCTGCGCCGCCGAGTTGCCGAATCCGCTGACCGTCCGCTTCCTGCGCGACGTGGCGGCCTGGGTGGACGGCAACCACTGGTGGCACGCGACCAACACCCGGCGGTACACCCTGCCGGGCTTCGTCCCCGCCGAGTAG
- a CDS encoding MFS transporter, which translates to MSDTQASSPAPPAPAGPAAGPPTRRGAVLAVLLVAMFMAQFDFFVVNVATPSIARELHAGPVMLELVVAGYAFAYASGLITGGRLGDLYGHRRLYLIGMVAFALASLLCGVARSPGELVAARMLQGLTGALMVPQVLATITAVFPPDRRPGALAWFGVAGGLGSVSANVLGALMLDVNLFGLGWRVIFLVNLVVAALALAFAVRLLPADRPSRRRRLDPLGALGIAGTVALVLLPLSVGNGEGWPLWGWLCLAAALPVGVATLHWQRVQRDRGGSPVLDLTLFTVPSYRYGVAAGAAFLAYFAGFMFAFSQFLQLGRGHSPLAAGLIVTCSAVMFSGSALLAARLVRRHGLRVVVAGGVVTVLGLLLLVVQLLAFGTGTPTPGLVLAVMLAGAGNGAVLPQLIGAAMIGVRPEQAGTAAGVLNTAQQFGSSAGVSLVGALFFAIAGAAPAAGAPAAEADFADAMATCAAIDIALVLLVTGLLAANARAAQRIRHG; encoded by the coding sequence ATGAGCGACACCCAGGCGTCATCACCCGCGCCACCCGCACCCGCCGGCCCGGCCGCCGGGCCGCCGACCCGCCGCGGGGCCGTGCTGGCCGTGCTGCTGGTGGCGATGTTCATGGCGCAGTTCGACTTCTTCGTGGTCAACGTGGCCACCCCGTCGATCGCCCGGGAACTGCACGCCGGGCCGGTGATGCTGGAGCTGGTCGTCGCGGGCTACGCCTTCGCCTACGCCAGTGGGCTGATCACCGGCGGCCGACTGGGTGATCTGTACGGCCACCGCCGGCTCTACCTGATCGGCATGGTGGCCTTCGCGCTCGCCTCGCTGCTCTGCGGAGTCGCCCGCAGCCCGGGCGAACTGGTCGCGGCCAGGATGCTGCAAGGCCTGACCGGGGCGCTGATGGTCCCCCAGGTGCTGGCCACCATCACCGCCGTCTTCCCGCCCGACCGGCGGCCCGGGGCGCTGGCCTGGTTCGGCGTGGCCGGCGGGCTCGGTTCGGTCTCGGCCAACGTGCTCGGCGCGCTGATGCTCGACGTCAACCTGTTCGGGCTCGGCTGGCGGGTGATCTTCCTGGTCAACCTGGTGGTGGCGGCCCTCGCACTGGCGTTCGCCGTGCGGCTGCTGCCGGCCGACCGGCCGTCCCGGCGCCGGCGGCTCGACCCGCTCGGGGCGCTCGGCATCGCCGGCACGGTCGCGCTGGTGCTGCTGCCGCTCTCGGTGGGCAACGGCGAGGGGTGGCCGCTCTGGGGGTGGCTCTGCCTGGCCGCGGCCCTGCCGGTGGGTGTGGCCACGCTCCACTGGCAGCGGGTGCAGCGCGACCGGGGCGGCAGCCCGGTGCTGGACCTGACGCTCTTCACCGTGCCCAGCTACCGCTACGGGGTGGCCGCCGGGGCCGCCTTCCTGGCCTACTTCGCGGGCTTCATGTTCGCCTTCTCCCAGTTCCTCCAGCTCGGCCGGGGCCACTCGCCGCTGGCCGCCGGACTGATCGTCACCTGCAGCGCCGTGATGTTCTCCGGCAGCGCGCTGCTCGCCGCCCGGCTGGTGCGCCGGCACGGGCTGCGGGTGGTGGTGGCCGGCGGGGTGGTCACCGTCCTCGGGCTGCTCCTGCTGGTGGTCCAGCTGCTGGCCTTCGGGACCGGGACGCCGACGCCGGGCCTGGTGCTCGCCGTGATGCTGGCCGGCGCGGGCAACGGCGCGGTGCTGCCGCAGTTGATCGGGGCGGCGATGATCGGGGTCCGGCCGGAGCAGGCCGGCACGGCCGCCGGGGTGCTGAACACCGCCCAGCAGTTCGGCAGTTCGGCCGGCGTCTCGCTGGTCGGCGCGCTCTTCTTCGCGATCGCCGGCGCCGCCCCGGCGGCCGGGGCGCCGGCCGCCGAGGCGGACTTCGCGGACGCGATGGCGACCTGTGCGGCGATCGACATCGCCCTGGTGCTGCTGGTCACCGGCCTGCTGGCCGCCAACGCCCGGGCGGCGCAGCGGATCCGGCACGGCTGA
- a CDS encoding AMP-binding protein: protein MSFLWFTDILQKYEEDDAPAHEYLAPDGSWTTLTRRQLLTETRTAAAALTGAGLRPGDRVALVAGDPRPFVPAFLGALWAGLVPVPIAPPPLLGRGDAWAELLDTVVTAAEPRLLCLDAAQRDQVRAPIPVTAYQELADALPDGRDPLPADPERIAYLQFSSGSTARPRAVAARAGAVLANATAIVHQGLAVDPAADRALSWLPLHHDMGLVGFLFAPLTVGLPVSYLPTNAFVRDPGSWLRAMSERSATITFAPNFAFALAARRATPERVAALDLSRVRAVGCGGEPVNREALRRFTEAHAPAGLRPEAVLPCYGLAESTLAVTFHPRGTPLTVRQVSTAALDRGTAEPAADGAPSTEVIGCGRVFRDHELTVRDEDGRELPDHAVGELWVRGPSAAREYVGDPEATARTFRPDGWVRTGDRGYLSGGELFVTGRQKDLLIVRGHNTDPQRVEWLVEALPGARLGGVVACTRPAEETEELVVVVECRTSAAAELPDLVRAVVGERLAMAVHDVVPVRPGSIPRTTSGKPRRQETRRRYLEGELARVC, encoded by the coding sequence ATGAGCTTCCTGTGGTTCACCGACATCCTGCAGAAGTACGAGGAGGACGACGCACCCGCCCACGAGTACCTCGCCCCGGACGGCAGTTGGACCACCCTGACCCGCCGCCAACTCCTCACCGAGACCCGCACGGCCGCCGCCGCCCTCACCGGGGCGGGCCTGCGCCCCGGCGACCGGGTCGCCCTGGTGGCCGGTGACCCCCGGCCGTTCGTCCCCGCCTTCCTGGGCGCGCTCTGGGCCGGCCTGGTGCCGGTGCCGATCGCGCCGCCGCCGCTGCTCGGCCGGGGCGACGCCTGGGCCGAGCTGCTGGACACCGTCGTCACGGCCGCCGAGCCGAGGCTGCTCTGCCTCGACGCGGCCCAGCGCGACCAGGTCCGGGCCCCGATCCCGGTCACCGCCTACCAGGAGCTGGCCGACGCGCTGCCCGACGGCCGCGACCCGCTCCCCGCCGACCCCGAGCGGATCGCCTACCTCCAGTTCAGCAGCGGCAGCACGGCCCGGCCCCGGGCGGTGGCCGCGCGGGCCGGGGCGGTGCTGGCCAACGCCACCGCGATCGTCCACCAGGGCCTGGCCGTCGATCCGGCCGCCGACCGGGCGCTCTCCTGGCTGCCGCTGCACCACGACATGGGCCTGGTCGGCTTCCTGTTCGCCCCGCTGACCGTCGGCCTCCCGGTGAGCTACCTGCCCACCAACGCCTTCGTGCGCGACCCGGGCAGCTGGCTGCGGGCGATGTCCGAGCGGAGCGCGACCATCACCTTCGCGCCGAACTTCGCCTTCGCGCTGGCCGCCCGGCGCGCCACCCCCGAGCGGGTCGCGGCCCTCGACCTGAGCCGGGTGCGGGCCGTCGGCTGCGGCGGCGAGCCGGTCAACCGCGAGGCGCTGCGCCGCTTCACCGAGGCGCACGCGCCGGCCGGCCTGCGCCCCGAGGCCGTGCTCCCCTGCTACGGGCTGGCCGAGTCCACCCTCGCCGTCACCTTCCACCCGCGCGGAACCCCCCTGACGGTTCGTCAGGTCTCCACCGCGGCCCTGGACCGGGGCACGGCCGAGCCGGCCGCGGACGGCGCCCCGAGCACCGAAGTGATCGGCTGCGGGCGGGTGTTCCGCGACCACGAGCTGACGGTGCGGGACGAGGACGGGCGCGAGCTGCCGGACCACGCCGTCGGCGAGCTCTGGGTGCGCGGCCCCTCGGCCGCCCGCGAGTACGTGGGCGACCCCGAGGCCACGGCCCGCACCTTCCGCCCCGACGGCTGGGTGCGCACCGGTGACCGCGGCTACCTGTCCGGCGGCGAACTCTTCGTCACCGGGCGGCAGAAGGACCTGCTGATCGTCCGGGGCCACAACACCGACCCGCAGCGGGTGGAGTGGCTCGTCGAGGCACTGCCGGGGGCGCGCCTGGGCGGGGTGGTGGCCTGCACCCGGCCGGCCGAGGAGACCGAGGAGCTGGTCGTGGTGGTCGAGTGCCGCACCAGCGCCGCCGCCGAACTGCCGGACCTGGTCCGGGCGGTGGTCGGTGAGCGGCTGGCCATGGCGGTGCACGACGTGGTGCCGGTCCGCCCCGGCAGCATCCCGAGGACGACCTCGGGCAAGCCGCGCCGGCAGGAGACCCGCCGGCGCTACCTGGAAGGTGAGTTGGCACGTGTCTGCTGA
- a CDS encoding acyl carrier protein, with the protein MTDQELLDLLHQGLHKVTPRTFPPLAKDDSVLALGVDSLELLELVSWAEEQTGRRVPDATLLGVETVGDLCAALGTVPEHAVRP; encoded by the coding sequence ATGACTGATCAGGAACTGCTCGACCTGCTGCACCAGGGCCTGCACAAGGTGACCCCGCGGACCTTCCCGCCGCTGGCCAAGGACGACAGCGTGCTGGCCCTGGGCGTGGACTCGCTGGAGCTGCTGGAGCTGGTCTCCTGGGCCGAGGAGCAGACCGGCCGCCGGGTGCCGGACGCGACCCTGCTCGGCGTGGAGACCGTCGGCGACCTGTGCGCGGCGCTGGGCACCGTGCCCGAGCATGCGGTCCGCCCGTGA
- a CDS encoding RNA ligase (ATP), giving the protein MSTLRVTAERLTILEHPNADALELAQVGLYRAVVAKGAYRTGEFACYIPEQAVLPAELIEELGLTGRLAGGKADRVKAVRLRGELSQGIVCRPRALAGVDLARAAEQGTDFAQTLGITKWAPPVPTMMSGDVESAPDLLPWVDIENLKRFPDVFEPGEPVVVTEKLHGSCCLLTFHADTGAVQVSSKGIGAQGLALQEDERNLYWRAVRAHGIPQLAARLAERLGASRIGIFGEVFGEGVQDLGYGASGRTGLPPGYAAFDVSAVIDGQLRWLDAPQLLAGELPLVPELWRGPFDAARVLELAEGRETVSGRQLHVREGVVVRPVTERYSWALGGRAIVKAVGGGYLTRKGGTEYE; this is encoded by the coding sequence ATGTCCACACTGCGGGTGACCGCCGAACGCCTGACCATCCTGGAGCACCCGAACGCGGACGCGCTGGAGCTGGCCCAGGTCGGCCTCTACCGGGCCGTCGTCGCCAAGGGGGCGTACCGGACCGGGGAGTTCGCGTGCTACATCCCCGAGCAGGCGGTGCTGCCGGCCGAGCTGATCGAGGAGCTCGGGCTGACCGGCCGGCTCGCCGGCGGCAAGGCCGACCGGGTCAAGGCGGTGCGGCTGCGCGGCGAGCTCTCGCAGGGCATCGTCTGCCGCCCCCGCGCCCTGGCCGGCGTCGACCTGGCCCGGGCGGCCGAGCAGGGCACGGACTTCGCGCAGACCCTCGGCATCACCAAGTGGGCGCCGCCGGTGCCGACCATGATGAGCGGCGACGTCGAGTCGGCGCCCGACCTGCTGCCCTGGGTGGACATCGAGAACCTCAAGCGCTTCCCCGACGTCTTCGAGCCGGGCGAGCCGGTGGTGGTCACCGAGAAGCTGCACGGCAGCTGCTGCCTGCTCACCTTCCACGCCGACACCGGCGCGGTCCAGGTCTCCTCCAAGGGGATCGGGGCGCAGGGCCTCGCGCTCCAGGAGGACGAGCGCAACCTCTACTGGCGCGCGGTCCGCGCCCACGGCATACCGCAGTTGGCCGCCCGGCTGGCCGAGCGGCTGGGGGCGAGCCGGATCGGGATCTTCGGCGAGGTGTTCGGGGAGGGCGTGCAGGACCTCGGGTACGGGGCGAGCGGCCGCACCGGCCTGCCGCCCGGGTACGCCGCCTTCGACGTCTCGGCGGTGATCGACGGACAGTTGCGCTGGCTGGACGCGCCCCAACTGCTGGCTGGTGAACTGCCGCTGGTGCCCGAGCTGTGGCGCGGGCCGTTCGACGCGGCCCGCGTGCTGGAGCTGGCCGAGGGCCGCGAGACCGTCTCCGGGCGTCAACTGCACGTCAGGGAGGGCGTGGTGGTCCGGCCGGTGACCGAGCGGTACAGCTGGGCGCTGGGCGGCCGGGCGATCGTCAAGGCGGTCGGCGGCGGCTACCTGACGCGCAAGGGCGGCACCGAGTACGAGTAG
- a CDS encoding SAM-dependent methyltransferase, with translation MSADSKADVAVAYDVDNEFFRLWLDEGMSYSCGVWDHTDDLDEAQAAKLAVIHEFAGITPSSRVLDIGCGWGGNLESMVRDRGVAQAHGITLSEAQYAEVLRRELPGVTADCVDYRDYQPDSPFDAVTSICMIEHVCSVDDVRSGRAGAKYQDYFRRAHEWTRPGARFGLQTILRDRIPRSSEAIQELAWASNHIFPGGLAPRIEEIVVASAPYWELIQLRTRRLDYQRTCAEWRTRLRRHEALIRERWSDQLFEDYDRYLTACVNGFGRREISLAQWSLRRID, from the coding sequence GTGTCTGCTGACAGCAAGGCCGACGTCGCGGTCGCCTACGACGTCGACAACGAGTTCTTCCGGCTCTGGCTCGACGAGGGCATGAGCTACTCCTGCGGGGTCTGGGACCACACCGACGACCTGGACGAGGCGCAGGCCGCGAAGCTCGCCGTGATCCACGAGTTCGCCGGGATCACCCCGAGCAGCCGGGTGCTGGACATCGGCTGCGGCTGGGGCGGCAACCTGGAGTCGATGGTCCGCGACCGGGGCGTTGCCCAGGCGCACGGCATCACGCTCTCCGAGGCCCAGTACGCCGAGGTGCTCCGCCGCGAGCTGCCCGGGGTGACCGCCGACTGCGTCGACTACCGTGACTACCAACCGGATTCACCGTTCGACGCGGTCACCTCGATCTGCATGATCGAGCACGTCTGCTCGGTGGACGACGTGCGCAGCGGGCGGGCGGGCGCCAAGTACCAGGACTACTTCCGCCGGGCCCACGAGTGGACCCGCCCGGGCGCGCGGTTCGGCCTGCAGACCATCCTGCGCGACCGGATCCCCCGCAGCAGCGAGGCGATCCAGGAGCTCGCCTGGGCCAGCAACCACATCTTCCCCGGCGGCCTCGCGCCCCGGATCGAGGAGATCGTGGTCGCCTCGGCGCCCTACTGGGAGCTGATCCAGCTGCGCACCCGCCGGCTGGACTACCAGCGCACCTGCGCCGAGTGGCGCACCCGGCTGCGCCGGCACGAGGCGCTGATCCGCGAGCGCTGGAGCGACCAGCTCTTCGAGGACTACGACCGCTACCTGACCGCGTGCGTCAACGGCTTCGGCCGCCGGGAGATCTCGCTGGCGCAGTGGTCGCTGCGCCGGATCGACTGA
- a CDS encoding copper resistance CopC/CopD family protein, with product MPLTTLRRLLLAALLAVVALLGTAGPAAAHAGLVTATPSDGAVLADEPRQVRMEFSEPVTLRLSSIRVIAPDGRRVDAGPPLAAGTTLTVPLAPGGPQGTYVIDWRVSAVDDGHTTAGAVVFSVGAPSRNAALGGAGEDRLTDAVQDLAVWLGLAGLASLVGCAAIRLCCLPVDAPPGAADLRWPLSAGWSALLAGTVLQLFAYGPATQGESLAHLADRSLLSATLASHQGQMLVARILLLALIAAVGAVVLRRGPVGTVSAALLTLLLALTWAQTSHAADGSLVPLALAVTTVHVAAMAVWAGGLLTLVALAARGVELPAIAGRFSRLALGAVALLAVTGGYQAVREVSGPAALTGTAYGRLLLAKACVLAVVLAAAALTRRRLAARASTPGRALLVELGGVTLILVLTVLLLATAPARPSGGTVGGPEATPAATVGR from the coding sequence ATGCCACTGACCACCTTGCGCCGCCTGCTGCTGGCCGCCCTGCTCGCCGTCGTCGCGCTGCTCGGCACCGCCGGCCCGGCCGCCGCGCACGCCGGGCTGGTCACCGCCACGCCCTCGGACGGCGCCGTGCTCGCCGACGAACCCCGCCAGGTGCGGATGGAGTTCAGCGAGCCGGTCACGCTCCGCCTGAGCTCGATCCGGGTGATCGCCCCGGACGGCCGCCGGGTGGACGCCGGCCCGCCGCTGGCCGCCGGGACCACGCTCACCGTGCCGCTCGCCCCGGGCGGACCGCAGGGCACCTACGTGATCGACTGGCGGGTCAGCGCGGTGGACGACGGGCACACCACCGCCGGCGCGGTGGTCTTCTCGGTCGGCGCGCCCAGCCGCAACGCCGCCCTCGGCGGGGCCGGCGAGGACCGGCTCACCGACGCGGTGCAGGACCTGGCGGTCTGGCTCGGCCTGGCCGGCCTGGCGAGCCTGGTCGGCTGCGCGGCGATCCGGCTGTGCTGCCTGCCGGTTGACGCCCCGCCGGGGGCGGCGGACCTGCGCTGGCCGCTCTCCGCGGGCTGGTCGGCGCTGCTCGCCGGCACGGTGCTCCAGCTCTTCGCGTACGGCCCCGCCACCCAGGGGGAGTCGCTCGCCCACCTCGCGGACCGGTCGCTGCTCTCCGCGACGCTCGCCAGCCACCAAGGGCAGATGCTGGTGGCCCGGATCCTGCTGCTCGCGCTGATCGCGGCCGTCGGCGCGGTGGTGCTGCGCCGCGGTCCGGTCGGCACGGTGAGCGCCGCACTGCTCACCCTGCTGCTCGCGCTCACCTGGGCGCAGACCAGCCACGCCGCCGACGGTTCGCTGGTGCCGCTGGCCCTGGCGGTCACCACCGTGCACGTGGCGGCGATGGCGGTCTGGGCGGGCGGACTCCTCACCCTCGTCGCACTGGCCGCGCGCGGCGTGGAACTCCCGGCGATCGCCGGGCGGTTCTCCCGGCTGGCGCTCGGCGCGGTGGCCCTGCTCGCCGTCACCGGCGGCTACCAGGCCGTCCGCGAGGTCAGCGGCCCCGCTGCCCTGACCGGCACCGCCTACGGCCGACTGCTGCTCGCCAAGGCGTGCGTGCTGGCCGTCGTCCTCGCGGCCGCCGCCCTGACCCGCCGCCGGCTCGCCGCCCGCGCGAGCACGCCAGGGCGCGCCCTGCTCGTCGAACTCGGCGGCGTCACCCTGATCCTGGTCCTCACCGTGCTGCTGCTCGCCACCGCCCCCGCCCGCCCGTCCGGCGGCACCGTCGGCGGCCCCGAGGCCACCCCTGCCGCAACGGTGGGTCGTTGA